In Pseudomonas sp. MYb327, one DNA window encodes the following:
- the yedA gene encoding drug/metabolite exporter YedA codes for MPGPRRFPLPLIAAFFALYVIWGSTYLVIRIGVEYWPPLLLAGIRFVIAGTLMYAFLRWRGAPAPTWAQWKAAGIIGVLLLACGNGAVSVAEHTGVASGVAALAVATVPLFTLLFGYFWGARNTRLEWAGIALGLIGIGMLNLGSNLQSSPLGAALLIFAAATWAFGSVWSKHLPLPQGAMASAVEMLVGGVVLLIGSAVSGEHLEKMPPIEGWAALAYLTFFGSIIAFNAYMYLLKHVRPAAATSYAYVNPAVAVLLGIVFVGETIGIEEALAMLVIISAVVLIGLPQWRRAPALPKVKVVPTESRVN; via the coding sequence ATGCCTGGTCCACGTCGCTTTCCCTTACCGTTAATCGCTGCCTTTTTCGCGTTGTACGTGATTTGGGGCTCGACCTACCTGGTGATTCGTATTGGCGTGGAGTACTGGCCGCCGTTGCTGCTGGCGGGGATCCGTTTCGTGATTGCCGGGACCTTGATGTACGCCTTCCTGCGTTGGCGCGGGGCGCCGGCACCGACCTGGGCGCAATGGAAAGCCGCGGGCATCATCGGTGTGTTGCTGCTGGCTTGTGGCAATGGCGCGGTCAGTGTGGCTGAGCACACCGGGGTTGCTTCCGGGGTAGCGGCGTTGGCGGTGGCGACGGTGCCGCTGTTTACCTTGCTCTTTGGCTATTTCTGGGGTGCGCGCAATACCCGTCTCGAATGGGCCGGAATTGCTCTCGGGCTCATCGGCATCGGCATGCTCAACCTCGGCTCCAACCTGCAATCGAGCCCGCTGGGCGCGGCGTTGCTGATCTTTGCGGCGGCGACCTGGGCCTTCGGTTCGGTCTGGAGCAAACACCTGCCATTGCCTCAGGGCGCGATGGCCAGCGCCGTGGAAATGCTGGTCGGCGGGGTGGTGTTGCTGATCGGCAGCGCAGTCAGCGGTGAGCACCTGGAAAAAATGCCGCCGATCGAAGGTTGGGCCGCGCTGGCGTACCTGACCTTCTTCGGCTCGATCATCGCGTTCAACGCCTACATGTACCTGTTGAAACACGTGCGTCCTGCGGCGGCCACCAGTTATGCCTACGTCAACCCGGCGGTGGCGGTGTTGCTGGGCATCGTGTTTGTTGGCGAGACCATCGGCATCGAGGAAGCGCTGGCCATGTTGGTAATCATCAGCGCCGTGGTGTTGATCGGCTTGCCGCAGTGGCGTCGTGCTCCGGCGCTGCCGAAGGTGAAGGTGGTGCCGACAGAATCTCGTGTGAATTAG
- the hrpB gene encoding ATP-dependent helicase HrpB — translation MISLPIDEVLPALREALATRHEAVLEAPPGAGKTTRVPLALLNETWLAGQTILMLEPRRLAARAAAERLASELGEKVGETVGYRIRLDSKVGPKTRIEVVTEGILTRRLQDDPALEGVGLLIFDEFHERSLDADLALALSLNGRELFRDDQPLKILLMSATLEGERLAGLLDDAPILRSEGRMYPVAMRWGRPFQAGEFIEPRLVQTILEALNDETGSVLVFLPGQAEIRRVHQQLADALGDSPQVLLCPLHGEMDLAAQRAAIDPAPPGKRKVVLATNIAETSLTIDGVRVVIDAGLARVPRFDPGSGMTRLDTQRISRASATQRAGRAGRLEPGMCYRLWSQDQHEQLAAYGSAEILSADLAGLALQLGRWGVTPGQLVWLDVPPSAAYAQAQDLLERLGALEGEALTRHGQAMAELPAHPRIAHLLLRGQALGLADMACEVAALLGERDILRGAGADLHSRLVLLSGEERAARGAQGGVQRARQLARQYRGYLRGKASEPVSDPDHPRWLGALLALAYPDRVAQQRRAGGAEYRLANGRAALFAEADSLMKQPWLVIADLGSRQGQREERIYLAADFDPALFDSVLAEQVRCVDQLDWDEREGVLRAERQRKVGELILSREPLTGLDETARSQALVNLVRRKGLELLPWTPQLRQWQARVALLRQLDMSGKGESEWPDVSDTALLKNLEHWLMPYLGKVSRLSHFANLDLSSIVHNLLPWRLPQRLDELAPHHLSVPSGSSIRLDYSEQPPILAVRLQELFGLAETPRIAGGRQVVKLHLLSPARRPVQVTQDLANFWRSTYAEVKKDLKGRYPKHYWPDDPLVAEATARIKPRK, via the coding sequence ATGATTTCTTTGCCGATTGATGAAGTTTTACCCGCCCTGCGTGAAGCACTCGCCACGCGTCATGAAGCCGTGCTCGAAGCACCGCCCGGCGCCGGTAAAACCACCCGCGTGCCTTTGGCCTTGCTCAATGAGACGTGGCTGGCCGGGCAGACCATCCTGATGCTCGAACCGCGTCGTTTGGCGGCGCGGGCGGCGGCGGAACGTCTGGCGAGTGAGTTGGGTGAGAAGGTCGGCGAAACCGTGGGGTATCGCATTCGGCTCGACAGCAAGGTCGGCCCCAAGACGCGTATAGAGGTTGTCACCGAAGGCATTCTGACCCGGCGCTTGCAGGATGACCCGGCACTGGAAGGCGTGGGGCTGCTGATCTTCGACGAATTTCACGAACGCAGTCTCGACGCCGACCTGGCGTTGGCCCTAAGCCTGAATGGCCGGGAACTGTTCCGTGACGATCAACCGCTGAAAATTCTCTTGATGTCGGCCACGCTCGAAGGCGAACGCCTGGCCGGGTTGCTCGACGACGCGCCGATCCTGCGCAGCGAAGGCCGCATGTACCCGGTGGCGATGCGTTGGGGGCGACCGTTCCAGGCTGGGGAATTCATCGAACCGCGACTGGTGCAGACCATCCTCGAAGCCTTGAACGACGAAACCGGCAGCGTGCTGGTGTTCCTGCCGGGGCAAGCGGAAATTCGGCGCGTGCATCAACAACTGGCCGATGCACTGGGCGATAGCCCTCAAGTTTTGCTTTGCCCGTTGCACGGCGAAATGGACCTGGCCGCGCAACGTGCGGCGATCGATCCAGCGCCACCTGGCAAGCGCAAAGTCGTGTTGGCCACCAACATCGCCGAGACCAGCCTGACCATCGACGGCGTGCGCGTGGTGATCGATGCCGGGTTGGCGCGGGTGCCGCGTTTCGATCCTGGCAGCGGCATGACCCGCCTCGATACCCAGCGTATTTCCAGGGCGAGTGCCACCCAGCGCGCGGGCCGGGCCGGGCGACTGGAACCGGGCATGTGTTATCGCTTGTGGTCGCAGGATCAGCACGAACAACTGGCGGCCTACGGCAGTGCGGAAATTCTTTCGGCGGACCTCGCCGGGTTGGCATTGCAACTCGGTCGCTGGGGTGTGACGCCGGGCCAGTTGGTTTGGTTGGACGTACCACCGTCAGCTGCTTATGCACAGGCTCAGGATTTGCTCGAGCGCTTGGGCGCGCTCGAAGGCGAAGCGCTGACCCGCCACGGTCAGGCCATGGCTGAACTGCCGGCGCATCCGCGTATCGCCCATTTGTTGTTGCGCGGGCAAGCGCTGGGCTTGGCGGACATGGCTTGTGAGGTCGCGGCACTGCTCGGCGAGCGCGATATCTTGCGTGGCGCTGGCGCTGATTTGCACAGCCGATTGGTGCTGTTGTCCGGTGAAGAACGTGCCGCTCGCGGTGCTCAGGGCGGGGTGCAGCGGGCGCGACAATTGGCGCGGCAATATCGCGGATATTTGCGCGGTAAAGCATCGGAGCCCGTCAGCGATCCCGATCATCCGCGCTGGCTCGGCGCGCTGCTGGCGTTGGCCTATCCGGATCGCGTGGCCCAGCAACGCCGTGCCGGTGGTGCCGAGTATCGCCTGGCCAACGGGCGTGCCGCGTTGTTCGCCGAAGCGGACAGCCTGATGAAACAACCGTGGCTGGTGATCGCCGATCTCGGCAGTCGTCAGGGGCAGCGTGAAGAGCGGATTTATTTGGCGGCGGATTTTGATCCGGCGCTGTTCGATTCGGTGCTGGCCGAGCAGGTGCGCTGTGTCGATCAACTGGATTGGGACGAACGCGAAGGCGTGTTGCGCGCCGAGCGCCAACGCAAGGTCGGCGAGCTGATCCTCAGCCGCGAACCGTTGACCGGCCTCGACGAAACGGCTCGCAGTCAGGCATTGGTGAATCTGGTGCGACGCAAAGGTCTGGAGTTGTTGCCGTGGACGCCGCAGCTGCGTCAGTGGCAGGCGCGGGTAGCGTTGCTGCGTCAGTTGGACATGAGCGGCAAGGGTGAAAGTGAATGGCCGGATGTCAGTGATACCGCGCTGCTCAAAAACCTCGAACACTGGCTGATGCCGTATCTGGGCAAAGTCTCGCGGCTCAGTCACTTCGCCAACCTCGACCTGTCGAGCATCGTCCACAACCTGCTGCCGTGGCGGCTGCCGCAACGGCTCGACGAGTTGGCGCCGCATCATCTGAGCGTGCCGTCGGGTTCGTCGATTCGCCTGGACTACAGCGAGCAACCGCCGATTCTCGCGGTGCGTTTGCAGGAGTTGTTTGGGCTGGCCGAGACCCCGCGCATCGCCGGTGGCCGGCAAGTGGTGAAGCTGCATCTGCTGTCCCCCGCGCGACGGCCGGTGCAGGTGACGCAGGATCTGGCGAACTTCTGGCGTAGTACTTACGCCGAAGTGAAGAAGGATTTGAAGGGGCGGTATCCGAAACATTATTGGCCGGATGATCCCTTGGTGGCCGAGGCGACCGCGCGCATCAAGCCGCGTAAGTAG
- a CDS encoding Lrp/AsnC family transcriptional regulator: MDKYDRMLLSALLENGRASYADLARKVNLSAPAVAERVAKLEACGVITGYQAKVDMAKLGLPIQCVIELRLNQHGNQKAYDDLIKIPQLTECHRVTGDPCVIMQAAVGSMPELEDLINRIATFGFSKTSIVLSSAIEKRVPLGALEGNGKL, encoded by the coding sequence ATGGATAAGTACGACCGCATGCTGCTCAGCGCCCTGCTGGAAAACGGTCGCGCGTCCTACGCCGACCTCGCGCGCAAGGTCAACCTGTCTGCCCCGGCCGTGGCCGAACGCGTGGCCAAACTGGAAGCCTGCGGCGTGATCACTGGTTACCAGGCCAAAGTCGACATGGCCAAGCTTGGCCTTCCGATCCAGTGCGTGATCGAACTGCGCCTGAACCAGCACGGCAACCAGAAAGCCTACGACGACCTGATCAAAATCCCACAGCTGACCGAATGCCACCGTGTAACCGGCGATCCGTGCGTGATCATGCAGGCGGCGGTGGGTTCGATGCCGGAACTGGAGGATCTGATCAACCGGATTGCCACGTTCGGGTTCAGCAAGACGTCGATTGTGTTGTCGAGTGCCATCGAAAAACGCGTGCCGTTGGGGGCGTTGGAAGGGAATGGAAAGCTCTGA
- a CDS encoding DUF2076 domain-containing protein: MNSEEQTLIDGLFSRLQQAETDSAPRDAQAEARIKEHLTRQPAAGYFMTQAILVQEAAIKSLDEQNKQLTAQVRQLQTDLQQAKTQAAPAASSGGFLSSIFGGGSRDPQPAPAQSAQVSNGGGWREPARPAFNSQPPQQNFGAPQQNYAPQQQAAAGSSFLGGALKTAAGVAGGVMLAQGISSLFHHNQQPEEIVEVIKEEPAQVNDQSNNGWGDDQRMAGNDSYGNDQGGFADADYSDDSSSFFGGDDDSYV, from the coding sequence ATGAACAGCGAAGAACAAACCCTGATCGATGGACTGTTTTCCCGGCTGCAACAGGCCGAAACGGACTCAGCCCCGCGCGACGCCCAGGCCGAGGCGCGGATCAAGGAACACCTGACACGCCAACCGGCGGCAGGCTATTTCATGACCCAGGCGATTCTGGTGCAAGAGGCAGCGATCAAGAGCCTCGACGAACAGAACAAACAACTGACCGCGCAAGTCCGGCAATTGCAGACCGACCTGCAACAGGCCAAAACGCAAGCGGCTCCGGCAGCGAGCAGCGGTGGTTTCCTGTCGAGCATCTTTGGTGGCGGCAGCCGTGATCCGCAGCCTGCGCCTGCGCAAAGTGCGCAGGTGTCGAATGGCGGTGGCTGGCGTGAGCCGGCGCGTCCTGCGTTCAACTCGCAACCGCCACAACAAAACTTCGGCGCGCCGCAACAAAACTACGCACCGCAACAGCAGGCCGCGGCGGGCAGCAGTTTCCTCGGTGGTGCACTGAAAACCGCGGCCGGCGTCGCGGGTGGCGTGATGCTGGCGCAAGGCATCAGCAGCCTGTTCCATCACAATCAGCAACCGGAAGAAATCGTCGAAGTCATCAAGGAAGAACCGGCCCAGGTCAACGACCAGAGCAACAACGGCTGGGGCGACGACCAGCGCATGGCTGGTAACGATTCCTACGGCAACGACCAGGGCGGTTTTGCCGACGCCGACTACAGCGATGACAGTTCATCGTTCTTTGGTGGTGACGACGACTCCTACGTCTGA
- a CDS encoding NYN domain-containing protein, which produces MKKIAVFADVQNLYYTVRQAYGCHFNYAALWAEISKQGQIVEAYAYAIDRGDSKQQQFQQILRNLGFTVKLKPYIQRSDGSAKGDWDVGITLDIMDAADHVDEIVLASGDGDFDMLLERIISKHGVQAVAYGVPGLTANSLIRAASRYVPIEGALLLKN; this is translated from the coding sequence GTGAAAAAAATCGCAGTGTTCGCCGATGTCCAGAACCTCTATTACACCGTGCGCCAGGCTTATGGCTGCCACTTCAACTATGCCGCGCTGTGGGCCGAGATCAGCAAGCAGGGGCAGATCGTCGAGGCCTATGCCTACGCCATCGACCGTGGCGACAGCAAACAGCAGCAGTTCCAGCAGATCCTGCGCAACCTCGGTTTCACCGTGAAGCTCAAGCCGTACATCCAGCGCAGCGACGGCTCGGCCAAGGGCGACTGGGACGTAGGCATCACCCTCGATATCATGGACGCCGCCGACCACGTCGACGAAATCGTGCTGGCCTCCGGCGACGGTGATTTCGACATGCTGCTCGAACGCATCATCAGCAAACACGGGGTGCAAGCGGTGGCCTACGGCGTGCCGGGCCTGACCGCCAACTCGCTGATCCGCGCCGCCAGCCGCTACGTGCCGATCGAAGGCGCGTTGCTGCTCAAGAATTGA
- a CDS encoding TIGR03862 family flavoprotein, producing MTQSSPALPPQVAIIGGGPAGLMAAEVLSQAGIKVDLYDGMPSVGRKFLLAGVGGMNITHSEAYPAFLARYAERAPQIAPLLRSFGADALCQWIHDLGIETFVGSSGRVFPTDMKAAPLLRAWLKRLRDSGVVIHTRHRWLGWNDQGDLRIASPEGEKTVHADATLLALGGGSWSRLGSDGAWMLPLEQRGVGLAPLQPSNCGFEVQAWSELMVSKFAGAPLKNIAIGLNDDVPRLGECVITGTGIEGSLIYALSAPIREAINQHGSATIHLDLLPGRPVDKIQAALSKPRGSRSMAKHLHSQLGIDGVKAALLRELTPAETFSDMSLLAKAIKALPMTLVKTRPLDEAISSAGGVRFEAMDERLMLKPLPGVFCAGEMLDWEAPTGGYLLTACFASGRAAGMGMVEWLRNSGKL from the coding sequence ATGACCCAATCCTCGCCAGCCCTTCCCCCTCAAGTCGCCATCATCGGTGGTGGCCCCGCCGGGCTGATGGCCGCTGAAGTGTTGAGCCAGGCCGGGATCAAGGTCGATCTGTACGACGGCATGCCTTCCGTAGGAAGAAAATTCCTTCTGGCTGGCGTCGGCGGCATGAACATTACCCATTCCGAAGCCTACCCGGCGTTCCTCGCCCGCTATGCCGAACGGGCACCGCAGATTGCGCCGCTGTTGCGCAGCTTCGGCGCCGACGCGTTGTGCCAGTGGATACATGACCTGGGTATCGAAACCTTTGTTGGCAGCTCCGGTCGGGTGTTTCCCACCGACATGAAAGCCGCGCCGCTATTGCGTGCCTGGCTCAAGCGCTTGCGCGACAGCGGCGTAGTTATCCACACCCGGCATCGCTGGCTTGGCTGGAATGATCAAGGTGATTTGCGCATTGCCAGCCCCGAAGGCGAAAAAACCGTACACGCCGACGCCACCTTGCTCGCCCTCGGTGGCGGCAGCTGGTCACGCCTGGGTTCGGACGGTGCGTGGATGCTGCCACTGGAGCAACGCGGTGTAGGACTTGCGCCCTTGCAGCCAAGTAATTGCGGCTTCGAGGTGCAGGCCTGGAGCGAATTGATGGTCAGCAAATTCGCCGGAGCACCGCTGAAAAACATCGCCATCGGCCTCAACGACGACGTTCCGAGGCTCGGTGAATGCGTGATCACCGGCACGGGGATTGAAGGCAGTCTGATCTACGCCCTGTCGGCGCCGATCCGCGAGGCGATCAACCAGCATGGTTCGGCGACCATTCACCTGGATCTCCTGCCCGGTCGGCCTGTGGATAAAATCCAGGCCGCATTGAGCAAACCACGCGGCTCACGCTCGATGGCCAAGCATCTGCACAGTCAGTTGGGGATCGACGGGGTAAAAGCGGCACTGCTGCGAGAGCTGACACCTGCCGAGACCTTCAGCGACATGTCATTGCTAGCCAAGGCGATCAAGGCGCTGCCGATGACGCTGGTGAAAACCCGTCCACTGGACGAAGCCATCAGCAGCGCAGGCGGTGTTAGGTTCGAAGCAATGGATGAGCGCTTGATGCTCAAGCCATTGCCTGGGGTTTTCTGCGCAGGGGAAATGCTGGATTGGGAAGCGCCGACGGGCGGCTATCTGCTAACCGCGTGTTTTGCCAGTGGACGGGCGGCGGGGATGGGGATGGTGGAGTGGCTTAGGAACAGCGGCAAGCTATAA
- a CDS encoding YciC family protein, whose amino-acid sequence MNPLDVLRDSLYFFKRNLGQIVQLCLPLVIIEALLQQVVDRSTEPDSFPGISVMVGLLVYPLYTAALILFLDARSRGESPSNRALLSRSAYLWPRFALLTALNTLLILLGLSLYFLPGIYLMVTLAFGEYLLVLRGLAPLAAMKQSLRLTRGHFLRILVCILCVMGPLWLLKGATLAVYPEPQNPVVSLLIDSAHSFLQLFTSVVLFRLFMLISEVPEKIDGPR is encoded by the coding sequence ATGAATCCGTTAGATGTACTGCGTGACTCCTTGTATTTCTTCAAGCGCAATCTGGGCCAGATCGTGCAGCTATGCCTGCCGCTGGTGATTATCGAGGCGCTGTTGCAGCAAGTGGTTGACCGTTCCACCGAGCCGGACAGTTTTCCCGGCATCAGCGTAATGGTCGGCCTGCTGGTTTATCCGCTGTACACCGCTGCGTTGATTCTGTTCCTCGACGCCCGCAGCCGTGGCGAATCGCCGAGCAATCGCGCCCTGCTGTCGAGATCCGCATACCTGTGGCCGCGCTTTGCCCTGCTGACGGCGCTCAATACGTTGCTGATTCTGCTCGGCCTGTCGCTGTACTTCCTGCCGGGTATCTACCTGATGGTGACCCTGGCGTTCGGCGAATACCTGTTGGTGTTGCGCGGCCTCGCCCCGCTGGCGGCGATGAAGCAAAGCCTGCGCCTGACCCGTGGGCATTTCCTGCGCATCCTGGTGTGCATTTTGTGTGTGATGGGGCCGTTGTGGCTGCTCAAGGGCGCGACGCTGGCGGTCTACCCTGAGCCGCAGAACCCGGTGGTCTCGCTGTTGATCGACAGTGCCCACAGCTTCCTGCAACTGTTCACCAGTGTGGTGCTGTTCCGGCTGTTCATGCTGATCAGCGAAGTACCGGAAAAAATCGACGGCCCACGTTGA
- a CDS encoding 3'-5' exonuclease, which translates to MERIAVIDFETTGISPSSSCRATEIAVVILEQGRIVERYQSLMNAGVRVPAFIEQLTGISNAMLRTAPSAEQVMNEVNEFVGITPLLAHNAAFDQKFWDFELGRIKRTRLQNFACSLLLARRLMPAAPNHKLGTLTTFANLPHTGKAHRAMADAEMAANLTSHLAEELRHKHGLRDLSHDLLCKLQKVPAAKINEHLKRHRGF; encoded by the coding sequence TTGGAACGCATTGCAGTCATCGACTTTGAAACCACCGGGATCTCCCCGAGCAGCAGCTGCCGGGCCACGGAAATCGCCGTGGTCATCCTCGAACAAGGGCGCATTGTCGAGCGTTACCAGAGCCTGATGAATGCCGGCGTACGCGTCCCGGCCTTCATCGAACAACTCACCGGCATCAGCAACGCCATGCTGCGCACCGCGCCCTCGGCCGAGCAGGTGATGAACGAAGTGAATGAATTCGTCGGCATCACGCCTTTGCTGGCGCATAACGCCGCATTCGACCAAAAGTTTTGGGACTTCGAACTGGGCCGGATCAAACGCACCCGCCTGCAAAACTTTGCCTGTTCGCTGCTACTGGCCCGCCGTCTGATGCCCGCCGCGCCGAATCACAAGCTCGGCACCCTTACCACATTCGCCAACTTGCCACACACCGGCAAGGCTCACCGGGCGATGGCTGATGCGGAAATGGCGGCTAACCTGACCTCGCATCTGGCCGAAGAGCTGCGCCACAAGCACGGCTTGCGCGACCTGTCTCATGACTTGCTGTGCAAGTTGCAGAAAGTGCCAGCGGCGAAGATCAATGAGCATTTGAAACGGCATCGCGGATTCTGA
- a CDS encoding endonuclease/exonuclease/phosphatase family protein, whose amino-acid sequence MTRLLRYTLLASLIVIGLIVVMIYSLTWRPDAKEVLPVSCSTQAPTLAPGQALKVMTWNVQYLAGKRYVFWNDQAAGSDESPTQEDMAFSLDEVARVIRDEQPDVVLLQELDDGAKASAYQNQLKLLQERVADLYPCSAHAFDWKADFVPNLHIFGSVGRQLATLSRYQIEHAERLQLPIVQGNLVSRQFSPRNALLVTYLPLSDGGQMAILNTHLDRVSQPDDSVSTQISAVAKVLDKFESRGTPWLIGGDFNLLPLGQYQRLPDEQRTPYSADSALHLLWDKYPMIPTNNEAGGVDRARWLTHYPNDSGLNGPDRTVDYLFYSPHVKRVEATVRQDDTLRISDHLPVIARFLLPAAP is encoded by the coding sequence ATGACCCGACTACTGCGCTACACCCTGCTGGCATCGTTGATCGTCATCGGCCTGATCGTCGTGATGATTTACAGCCTGACCTGGCGCCCCGACGCCAAGGAAGTGTTGCCGGTCAGTTGCAGCACTCAGGCGCCGACCCTGGCTCCCGGTCAGGCGCTGAAGGTCATGACCTGGAACGTCCAATACCTGGCGGGCAAGCGTTACGTGTTCTGGAATGACCAGGCTGCCGGATCCGATGAATCCCCCACCCAGGAGGACATGGCCTTCAGTCTCGATGAAGTGGCGCGGGTCATTCGTGATGAGCAGCCGGACGTGGTGCTGCTGCAGGAACTCGACGACGGCGCCAAGGCCAGCGCTTATCAGAATCAGCTCAAATTGCTCCAGGAGCGGGTCGCCGACCTTTATCCATGCAGTGCCCACGCGTTCGACTGGAAAGCGGACTTCGTACCCAATCTGCACATCTTCGGCAGCGTTGGCCGGCAACTGGCGACCCTCAGCCGCTACCAGATCGAACACGCCGAGCGCCTGCAATTGCCGATCGTCCAGGGCAACCTGGTCAGCCGCCAATTCAGCCCGAGAAATGCCCTGCTGGTCACTTACCTGCCGTTGAGCGACGGCGGCCAAATGGCGATTCTCAACACCCATCTGGACCGAGTATCGCAACCCGACGATAGCGTGAGCACGCAAATCTCAGCCGTGGCCAAAGTCCTCGACAAATTTGAAAGCCGTGGCACGCCGTGGTTGATCGGTGGTGATTTCAACTTGCTGCCGCTGGGGCAATATCAGCGCCTGCCCGACGAACAACGCACGCCCTATTCCGCCGACAGCGCGCTGCATCTCCTGTGGGACAAATACCCGATGATCCCGACCAACAACGAAGCTGGCGGGGTCGACCGCGCACGCTGGCTGACCCATTACCCGAACGATTCAGGTCTCAACGGCCCGGACCGCACCGTCGACTATCTGTTCTACAGCCCGCACGTCAAACGGGTCGAGGCGACGGTGCGGCAGGACGACACCTTGCGCATCTCCGATCATTTGCCAGTGATTGCACGGTTCCTCCTGCCCGCCGCGCCTTGA
- a CDS encoding DEAD/DEAH box helicase has product MTFATLGLIEPLLRSLETLGYQTPTPVQAQAIPAVLAGRDLMAAAQTGTGKTAGFALPLLQLLAMGGPKVTANSVRALILVPTRELAEQVHEAVRQYAENLPLRTYAVYGGVSINPQMMKLRSGVDLLVATPGRLLDLFRQNALKFNQLQTLVLDEADRMLDLGFSEELANIYRALPKKRQTLLFSATFSDDIRLLAGQMLNDPLTVEVSPRNVAANTVKQWIVTVDKKRKPELFVHLMRKGKWKQVLVFAKTRNGVDALVEKLQGLGINADGIHGDKPQATRQRALDRFKASEVQILVATDVAARGLDIEDLPLVVNFDLPIVAEDYIHRIGRTGRAGSTGEAISLVCADEVNLLSAIEMLTRQTLKRQNEPDFEPEHRVPDTDASGQVVKKPKKPKKPKASGGGGKRNLGKWVDSGEVAPAEPSVKPVRKVPVFNTGPRKRKP; this is encoded by the coding sequence ATGACTTTCGCCACCCTTGGCCTGATCGAACCCTTGCTGCGCTCCCTTGAGACGCTCGGCTACCAGACTCCGACGCCGGTTCAGGCGCAAGCCATTCCGGCAGTGCTGGCCGGTCGCGACCTGATGGCCGCCGCCCAGACCGGCACCGGCAAGACTGCCGGTTTCGCGCTGCCGCTCCTGCAATTGCTGGCGATGGGAGGGCCGAAAGTCACCGCCAACTCGGTGCGCGCGCTGATCCTGGTGCCGACCCGTGAACTGGCCGAGCAGGTCCACGAAGCCGTGCGTCAGTATGCCGAGAACTTGCCGTTGCGCACTTACGCGGTGTACGGCGGCGTCAGTATCAACCCGCAAATGATGAAACTGCGCAGCGGCGTCGATCTGCTGGTGGCGACCCCGGGCCGTTTGCTCGATCTGTTCCGCCAGAACGCGCTGAAGTTCAACCAGCTGCAAACCCTGGTGCTGGACGAAGCCGACCGCATGCTCGACCTGGGCTTTTCCGAGGAGCTGGCGAACATTTACCGCGCGCTGCCGAAGAAACGTCAGACGCTGCTGTTCTCCGCGACCTTTTCCGACGACATCCGCCTGCTGGCCGGGCAAATGCTCAACGACCCACTGACGGTTGAAGTCAGCCCGCGCAACGTCGCTGCCAACACCGTCAAGCAGTGGATCGTGACGGTGGACAAGAAGCGTAAACCAGAGCTGTTTGTGCACTTGATGCGCAAGGGCAAGTGGAAGCAGGTGCTGGTGTTCGCCAAGACCCGTAATGGCGTGGACGCGCTGGTGGAAAAGCTTCAGGGCCTGGGCATCAACGCCGACGGCATCCACGGCGACAAGCCGCAGGCGACCCGTCAGCGTGCGCTGGATCGTTTCAAGGCGAGTGAAGTGCAGATCCTGGTCGCCACTGACGTCGCGGCCCGTGGCCTGGATATCGAAGACTTGCCGCTGGTGGTCAATTTCGACTTGCCGATCGTGGCCGAGGACTACATCCACCGCATTGGTCGTACCGGCCGCGCGGGCTCGACTGGCGAGGCCATTTCGCTGGTTTGCGCGGATGAAGTGAATCTTCTGTCGGCCATCGAGATGTTGACCCGTCAGACGTTGAAGCGTCAGAACGAACCGGATTTCGAGCCTGAGCATCGGGTGCCGGATACCGATGCCAGCGGGCAGGTCGTCAAGAAGCCGAAAAAACCGAAGAAGCCCAAGGCTTCGGGTGGCGGCGGCAAGCGCAACCTGGGTAAGTGGGTTGATAGCGGTGAAGTTGCGCCGGCTGAACCTTCGGTCAAGCCTGTGCGCAAAGTACCGGTGTTTAACACTGGGCCGCGTAAGCGCAAGCCTTAA